A single window of Sporocytophaga myxococcoides DNA harbors:
- a CDS encoding peptidoglycan-binding domain-containing protein, which translates to GVETGTVQRATGDGVQLKVLEADKVDAYFKDYEKFAQDQLDHWYSKTTVKDDKKLTGSMFSKAAKKVYDEKKDLSFVVPVEYALAQARLEGGLMDKERTEGNIFNVGAFDSGVTSTEQGINNKEKGFDAYYKLMSDSFLSNKTADTLLENGNFTTKSGGVYATNPFYEIEIKAEIGLMHYRDSEYALSGTVGKGKKNAANDVEIVGGLLAQLGYITKDKTKDTDAVCAAILEFQTKELAPEDEEWFKKRMDLVTNATDKENMNIKLKNNKDGIVGKEGTTIGLLYFKTILSSKIPDLKSREDTKEESTAVEAVVNNASTGSATPSAEANATQAIPSDVKVGVKDGQPVGSKTEIIKVQKSLKALGYYQGTADGFITRKDGLESDTVKAIKKFQKDHQLSESGNIDAATASEIVKAVAALPAAPAVTTPAIKAAAKTTSASTTKTNKPAVKPEAVPAKSAEQIYKLYGGEMLAIGKEMLAVSKSNPGLVIKMLDYLSWYEKDNLAYNLSSHLSESDLSSIDKKLVQRLYNELYSGYTSAAEQKQMDKLNKFLPKAEVAKEVVKETKKETKTKVQNSNLDLSGSVGKGGDNKAKDVLKIQNFLVNFNYLASSSEEITAVKTSNTQNPETKIEDKDLKDTIAAIKQYQKYGATTSASVASQDGKISKDKYTHTSMKEMNRIYNQYNDQKFEGVIANVLSDSQWRTQFRYGYNYRNGEDDNEKEYIDFVKKTTGYDDPADLHKASNDEITKVKNKFTGATWWDTEGVKDSSIRTNQKARESKPNYVCCWDTAKLMLDFSGATEKGDNYKVQTFVKDSQSGKFTNQAELGVKYIDAQLKSGKAVFVGIEKGADKTINEGTTDHYIIIVGKGQDGDKWYYNYFDPGTVNKENGYNKDKNRLYIGSDRKTVENGKNKLSQIRVNNE; encoded by the coding sequence GGGGGTGGAGACCGGGACTGTTCAAAGGGCAACCGGAGATGGCGTGCAGCTCAAGGTTCTTGAAGCAGATAAGGTAGATGCTTATTTCAAAGATTATGAAAAATTTGCACAGGATCAGTTGGATCACTGGTATTCGAAAACAACTGTGAAAGACGATAAAAAGCTGACAGGTTCAATGTTTTCTAAAGCTGCGAAAAAAGTCTATGATGAGAAGAAGGACCTAAGTTTTGTAGTCCCTGTTGAGTATGCGCTTGCTCAAGCCAGACTTGAAGGAGGCTTGATGGATAAGGAGCGGACAGAAGGAAACATATTCAATGTCGGCGCATTTGACAGTGGTGTCACATCCACAGAACAAGGCATAAACAATAAGGAAAAAGGATTTGATGCTTATTATAAGCTTATGTCAGATAGTTTCCTTAGTAATAAAACAGCCGACACATTGCTTGAGAATGGCAACTTTACAACAAAGAGCGGAGGAGTGTATGCGACCAATCCTTTCTACGAAATAGAAATAAAGGCAGAAATAGGACTGATGCATTACAGAGATTCCGAATATGCATTGTCAGGAACTGTTGGGAAGGGTAAGAAGAATGCAGCGAATGATGTAGAAATTGTAGGAGGCTTATTAGCACAGTTGGGTTACATTACAAAGGATAAGACAAAAGACACTGATGCTGTTTGCGCTGCTATACTTGAGTTCCAGACAAAGGAACTTGCACCTGAAGACGAAGAATGGTTTAAAAAACGAATGGACCTTGTAACGAATGCAACGGACAAGGAAAACATGAATATCAAGCTAAAGAATAATAAGGATGGCATAGTAGGCAAAGAAGGAACAACAATAGGATTGCTATATTTCAAAACTATTCTAAGCAGTAAGATTCCTGATTTAAAGAGTCGTGAAGATACAAAAGAAGAAAGCACAGCTGTTGAAGCAGTGGTGAATAATGCATCGACAGGAAGTGCAACACCTTCTGCTGAAGCTAATGCAACTCAAGCGATACCTTCGGATGTGAAAGTGGGAGTGAAGGATGGTCAGCCAGTTGGCAGCAAAACAGAAATAATTAAGGTACAAAAATCATTAAAAGCTCTCGGATATTATCAGGGGACTGCGGATGGCTTTATTACAAGAAAAGATGGTTTAGAGAGTGATACAGTAAAGGCTATCAAAAAATTCCAGAAGGATCATCAGCTTTCTGAAAGCGGCAATATAGATGCAGCAACAGCTTCAGAAATTGTAAAAGCTGTAGCAGCGTTACCTGCTGCTCCTGCTGTTACAACACCAGCAATAAAGGCTGCAGCCAAAACTACATCAGCTTCAACAACCAAAACAAATAAACCAGCAGTTAAACCAGAGGCTGTTCCTGCAAAAAGTGCTGAGCAGATATATAAGCTATATGGAGGAGAGATGTTGGCAATAGGCAAAGAAATGCTTGCAGTCTCAAAATCAAATCCGGGCCTTGTGATAAAAATGCTGGATTACCTGAGCTGGTATGAAAAGGATAATCTTGCATATAATCTTAGTTCTCACCTTTCGGAATCGGATCTTTCTTCAATAGACAAGAAACTTGTTCAACGGCTTTATAACGAACTTTATTCAGGATATACAAGTGCTGCCGAGCAGAAGCAGATGGATAAGCTTAATAAGTTTTTACCAAAGGCTGAGGTAGCAAAAGAAGTAGTTAAAGAAACTAAGAAAGAGACAAAGACCAAAGTTCAAAATTCAAATCTTGATTTGAGTGGAAGTGTAGGTAAAGGAGGAGACAATAAAGCCAAGGATGTACTTAAGATCCAAAACTTCCTGGTGAACTTTAATTATCTGGCTTCTTCTTCTGAAGAAATAACAGCCGTAAAAACATCCAACACCCAAAATCCTGAAACAAAGATTGAGGATAAAGATCTGAAGGATACGATAGCTGCAATTAAACAGTATCAGAAATACGGTGCTACCACCAGCGCCTCTGTGGCATCTCAGGATGGAAAGATCTCTAAGGATAAATATACTCATACTTCGATGAAGGAGATGAACAGAATTTATAATCAGTATAATGATCAGAAATTCGAGGGAGTAATAGCCAATGTTCTTTCAGATAGTCAGTGGAGAACGCAGTTCAGATATGGTTATAATTATAGAAACGGAGAGGATGACAATGAAAAAGAGTACATTGATTTTGTAAAAAAAACAACGGGTTATGATGATCCTGCGGATTTACATAAAGCTTCCAACGATGAGATTACCAAAGTAAAGAATAAATTTACAGGTGCAACATGGTGGGATACTGAGGGTGTTAAAGACAGTTCAATCAGAACAAATCAAAAGGCAAGAGAGTCAAAGCCAAACTATGTCTGTTGTTGGGATACAGCAAAGCTTATGTTGGACTTCAGTGGTGCGACAGAAAAAGGAGATAATTATAAGGTTCAAACTTTTGTTAAAGACTCTCAAAGTGGAAAGTTTACAAACCAGGCAGAGCTTGGAGTAAAGTATATAGATGCTCAGCTGAAAAGTGGCAAAGCAGTATTTGTTGGAATTGAGAAAGGAGCAGACAAAACTATAAATGAAGGAACAACAGATCACTATATTATTATTGTTGGAAAAGGACAGGATGGTGATAAGTGGTACTATAATTATTTTGATCCAGGAACAGTTAATAAAGAGAATGGCTACAACAAAGATAAAAACAGACTTTATATAGGAAGTGACAGGAAAACTGTAGAAAATGGAAAAAATAAACTATCTCAAATAAGAGTAAATAATGAATAA